ATCAAACCACAAACCCTCAATTCGCACATTGCCCTGCGCATCTTTGGAATAATAAGCATCGGCATCGGGCAAAGCAAAGCCACCTGTTCCGAAATCGAACTCAAAGCCAAGCAGAGAAGAAATAGAGACGCTGCGCTTAAAAGTAGCTGCCGGAAAAGGCGATTGTGTGGCGTTTTCGTTGGCAACAAACATAACTTTATTAAGTGTGGGACTTTGCAGCGAAGAGAAATTCCACATTTGTGCAGTAAGGGCATCGGCAATGCCTGCATTGATATTTTGCGGAAGTGCCTGTGTTTTTGTCCACAGATTAGTACCAATTTGCGGCAAGTCGGAGGGAGTAATACTTATTTGTGCCCAAGTATTTTGGTACATTCCGAGCAAAATAAAGCAGCAGAACAAAGCTGTGTGTGTATGTTGTAAAAATGGAAAGCGCATAGATAAAAGCAAGTGCTGAAATTTTATCAAAAATAAGTATTCATGTAAAATATAGGGTTAATTATTTAGCTCATCATATAAACCCAAATATTAAACGCAACCCCACCCAAAAACTGCCAAATTTCTGGGGTGATGCCAGATAAGAAATTTTTTCTTTTTGTATATTTTTTTTATAAATATCAAATCGATAACCTAACGAACCCTGCAATCCCAAATTTACTGAATGTTTGCCTTTAGCATATTTCCATGATGCCAAATCTTTGCCGACAACGCTTATAGATATTTCGTTAAAGAAACCATTATTTATAAAATTATATGTCTTTTCATTCCTAAAATAAGGATTACTTATAAAGGTTGAATCAATATCAATCCCAAAATTAGAGGTTGAATCAATTACAAAAACCATATCCGACGTGTCTATAACTATCGGGCTAATTGTTTCGTCAAAAGGAGGGCGATTCCATTCAGGAATAACATTACTAAAATCCTGATTAATTTTTTGAGTAGAATTATATTGCCGGAAACCCAAAATTATTTCAGGGATCAGATACAATTTCTTTATTTTGTTTATGTTGGTTAGGGGTATGTAATGTTGTATTTTAAGAGCCAACCCCCAACTTTTGGCAGAATTTTGAGATTCAGGTATAGAATAAGAAGTAAATCCGGCGACTCCCACATATAATTTATTGCTAATTCGCCGATTTACAGCCATTTCCCATTCAGTAAGCGGTCTATTATAGGGATACTTTACATCAAAACCAAAGTATAGCTGGCGTATAGCCATTTGCATTTCATATTTAGCAGAAGGAGATGCTTCTTGAGCTTGCAATACATATATCCCTATCAACAAAGAAATGATTAAAGTAAAAAGTTTCATATCAAATAACTTTAAATAACAGGACACAAGCTACATAAAAATCGTATATAAAACAATAAAAAAATTGTTTTTGTAAAAAATCCCTCGTAAACAAAAATTTAGAGGGACTTTTTATCATTTTAAATACTTCCTTTAAGCATCAATTTTAGCATATTTGGCGTGGCTTTCTATAAATTCGCGGCGCGGCGGCACTTCGTCACCCATCAGCATAGAAAACACGCGGTCGGCTTCGGCGGCACTGTCAATGCTCACGCGGCGCAGGGTGCGTTCTTCGGGGTTCATGGTAGTTTCCCACAATTGTTCGGCGTTCATCTCACCCAAACCTTTGTAGCGTTGTGTTTTCACCGAGTTGTCGTTGTCGCCTTTACTAAAGCGGCGCACAGCCTCTTCGCGTTGTGTTTCGCTCCAGCAATACTGAAAATCTTTGCCCCTATACACACGATACAAAGGCGGCTGTGCAATATAGATATAGCCATTTTCTATAAGTTCTTTCATTTTACGGAAAAAGAAAGTCAGTATCAAAGTGCTGATGTGACTGCCGTCAATATCGGCATCGCACATAATAATAATTTTTTGATAGCGCAATTTGTCAATATTGAGGCTTTTATCATCTTGTTGGTACACCCCCAAAGCAGTGAAGATGTTTTTTATTTCCTCATTTTCATAAATTTTATGCTCCATCGCTTTTTCTACATTCAATATTTTACCGCGCAGGGGCAAAATAGCCTGAAACTCGCGATTGCGCCCTTGTTTGGCAGTTCCGCCAGCCGAGTCACCTTCCACCAAATATATTTCGCATTTGGCTGGGTCGTCATTGGCGCAGTCGGCTAATTTGCCGGGTAATCCGCCGCCGCCGAGTGCGCCTTTGCGTTGCACGAGTTCGCGGGCTTTGCGGGCAGCATAGCGGGCAGTGGCAGCCAACACCACCTTTTGCATAATCTGGCGGGCGATATTGGGATTTTCTTCTAAATAATTATTGAGGGCATCGCTCGTAATCGTATCCACGATGCCTGTCACTTCAGAGTTGCCGAGTTTGGTTTTGGTTTGTCCTTCAAATTGGGGCTCAGGAACTTTTATGCTGATAAGAGTGGTAAGTCCTTCACGAAAATCATCGCCGGTAATATCTACTTTGAGCTTTGCAAAAAAACCATTTTTGTCGCCATAGCCCTTGAACACGCGCGTCAGTGCACGCCGAAAACCTGCCACATGTGCGCCGCCTTCAATAGTATTGATATTATTGACATAAGAGTGTATATTTTCGTTGTAAGAGGTATTATATTGCAAAGCTATCTCTACAGAAACATTATCGCGCTCGCCTTCTACATACAAAGGTTTTTCTATGAGGGCTTGTCGGGTTTTGTCAAGATACTGCAAAAACTCCACTAAGCCGCCTTCAGAATAAAAAACATGGGAAGGATATTCTCCCTTTTCGTCTTTTTCGCGGCGGTCGGTGAGGGTAAGGCGGATATTGCGATTAAGAAAAGCCAACTCACGCAAGCGGGCAGAAAGTGTATCGTAATTATACACACCCACCGTAAAAATGCTTTCATCGGGCTTAAAGGTGGTGGTGGTGCCGCTCCGACTGCTATTGCCCATTTCTTTTACGGGATAAAGTGGTGCGCCGCAACTGTATTCCTGCTGATACATTTTACCTTCGCGCTCCACCACTACTTTTAATAGTGTAGAGAGTGCATTGACACAAGATACGCCTACACCGTGCAAGCCGCCGGATACTTTATAAGTATTTTTGTCAAATTTACCGCCGGCGTGCAATACAGTCATTACCACTTCCAATGCCGAGCGACCTTCTTTTTGGTGCATCGCTACCGGAATACCGCGACCGTCATCTTGCACAGTGATAGAATTATCTTCATTAATCCATACATCTATATTTTTGGCATAGCCCGCTAAGGCTTCATCTATAGAGTTATCTACTACTTCATATACCAAATGGTGCAAACCTTTTACGCCCACATCACCGATATACATCGCCGGACGTTTGCGGACGGCTTCTAATCCCTCTAAAACCTGTATGCTGTCGGCACCATAGTAATTATTGGGTTGCTGATTTTCAGACATGCTGTATTTTTTTATTTATTAATAACAAAAGATAAACAGCAAAGTTATGAAAAAAAAATCTGATTTTAAAAAAAGCGGAAAAGCAACTTAGGAGTATTTCAAAGGGCAAAAACAGTTGCTGTTTGCTAATATAAAATATTTTTATTTATCGCATAGATACACGCATACCGTTGATATATTTTACAACGAAAGCATTTTGATACCCCAACTGACGTAATTTATTTCGGTGCTGTTTAGCAGTTTCGTAGTCATTAAAATTACCCGACATATATTTATACACACTTTCAATCTGTTCAATATGCACATCATTCTGAAGGGGGCGCAAATAAATGTCTTTTGCAGACAGTTGCTTTTTGAAAGCACCTATCTGCACTTTATATTCGGCAGTGATATTATTGGAAACAGCCATCGGCTCTAAGGTAAAGTTATTATTATTGGGTAAAGGCAAGGGAGGTACTGTGGTATCTACGCTGCCATAAAGAGTAACAGGGTCAGATTTGGGTATTTTTTTACTGCTGTCGGGTTTTTCGGCACTTATATTATTATTTTTATGTTGATTTTTGTTGCCGCCGGAAGAAGAAGCAATACCGCTATAAGTAGAACTACTATTATTATTGGTATTGTTTTTAGGCGGATTCTCGCTTTTTGTAGCTACAGGAATAGTAGGCAAGTAATCGCCGGAACGCTGCACTACCTGACGACTGCCGTAGAGTGTTATTTGAATAAGATGTGGGGCTTTTTTGCCGCGTGTAGAAACCATCTGCACGCCATCAATGCGGAAACCCGCACCGGCTATCTGAGCAATGGTATAATCGCGGTCAGGATCTACATCAAAACTGAACATACCGTCTGCCTGTGTGACAAAGGTTTTTTTCACCTTAGAAGCATTATCTGTGAGTTCTACCGTACCCTTGTCAATAGGACTGGCGGTTTCACTGTCAATCAAAGAGCCGATGATATATATTTTAGATTCCTGACGTTTTTTGGCAGGAGCAGGTGTTGCATAAGCGGTCGCACTTGCCATTTCTTCAGGCTCAGGAATTTCGCTGTATTCTTGTTGTTCCGCCTCTACCATCAAATCGCTGCCTTGTCTGCGTAATTCCTGTGCTTTTTCGCCTTTGATAATAACCTGAAAAATATCGTCGTTGCCATTGCGGTTTGATGAAATAAAACCATTGTCTTTGTCGGTATTGAGCACCAGAGTAAAATCATCGGTAGCATCATTGACAGGATAGCCCATATTACGCGGCGGCTCCCATTCGTTGTTGAGTCGCAACGTATAATACACATCTAATCCGCCAAAACCGCCCAAGCCATTGGAAGCAAAATACAAAGTGCCGTCTTCGTGTATAAAAGGAAACATTTCATCACCGGCAGAATTGACGACAGCACCCAAGTTTTTAGGCTCACCCCATTTTTTATAGCGATACTCTGCCATATACAAATCTTTGCCGCCATAGCCGCCCACTTTATCGGAAGTAAAAAACAAATAATGTCCATCGGGCGAAATAGCAGCGTGTCCGGCAGAGAAACTACCATCTTCGGAATTAAAAGGCAACTCCTCCGGCTCCGACCATTTACCGCTTCTTTTTTTGGATTGATAAATTTTCAAAACCGCCAGTCCGTTTTTATTCTTTTTACCGTCATTGCGTGTAAAATACATCGTATTGCCATCGGCAGTAAAAGTTGCGGGTCCTTCGTGATAGTGGCTTTCGTTCCAATCTTTCACCTGCATCGGCTCGCTCCAAGTATAAGCTCCCGAAGGTTCGGTATAGTACATATCTACATAGCTTTCGCCCGTCCAACCCGATTTTCGCTCTATGTTCTGGTTCGGGCGGGCAGAAGTGAAGACAATACCATTGTTGTAATAAACGGCGGCAAAGTCAGATTCTTTTACATTAAAAGGCAAATTGCGCAAGCTGTATTGAGAGGAGTCGCGCAGATATTCTTCTACATGGTAGCACCAATCCATTAGCTTAATGGCGCGTGTATCGCGCGGCGACTTTTCGGTATATTTTTTCAAAATATCCAAAGCATCGCTGTATTTACGATTGTTCATCAGCACCTGTGCATAATTAAGTTGCAAAGCGGCATTATTTTTATCCAAGCGCAAGGCTTTGCGATACCACAGTTCGGCTTGTTTATAATTGCTGATTTTTTGATAACAATCGGCTAATTGAGCAGTAGCTTCACCATCTTTTTTCTTTTTTTTCAGATAATCGTTGTACAGTTCAATAGCTTTGGCATAATTAAAATGCGTGTAATGCTCCTGCGCGGCGCGCAAAGCAGCCTTTTGTGCCTGCAATGTTTGGAAAGAGGCGGCAATTCCAAACGTGCATAACAAAAACAATGAGAAAATATGTTTCATAACTTAGCCTTTTATTCTTTCTTTTTATCAGGTAACAAGGCAAAGACTAAGCCAATCTCACAATTAAGTTATAAAACATTAAAAAACAATATTTTATATAGATTTATTAATACCTTACTATATCTAAAAATCATTTATACAGGGTATTTTTTTGTATAAAAAAATAGACAATTTAAGGTTTTTCTATTTAATTATTTTTTGATAAAAATAAGCTGTTTCGTGATGTATAATGAGAAGATAAACTCCGGCTTGCCAAGTTGAAGTATCTATACTGCCAGAAATGGTAGCAGCCTGTTTGATTATTTTTCCGGTGCTGTCGTAAATAAATATTTGGCTGTTCGGCGGTATGGAAGCGGGCAGTTGAATGTAAATTTTATCAAAAAAAGGATTTGGGTAGATGCGCGGTTCAAGCGGAGTGGTTGTCGTAAAAGGAAGGGCATTGACGAGGTCGTTTTCATAAGCACCCATATCGGGCAAAGAGTTGGCGGGCAGAGGGCGGTCGTTGCCTTCGAGGTCGTTGAAGAGTACCGTACCCTCCCCCGCAAAAGCTGCATTGATACAAGGGCTTTCGTTGCGCAGACGAAAATCGTCTTTTGCCACAAACAGCGGCTCATCGCCGATATTGCCGTTACCTTCCCAGTTGTTGCGTAAACAAGAATAGCTAATATGAGCCGTTGCATTGTTCAGCAGCAACTCAGAGCCGCAAGTAGATTCATTCCAAGTGATAGAATTATTTAAATACAGATTTGCTCCATTTTCTGCCGTAATACCGATACCCGGCACACAAACCTGTCCGGCGTAGTCCCAACTATTGCTCGCGATGGTAACAAAATCAGCCGCCACCTGCGCCGCTGCGCCATTCATATACATACCCGCACCATTATAATCTGTTCCGTTGCCGCTCATAATATTGCGCACCAAAGCACTTTGAGCGATATTTAAAGTATCGTTTTGCACAAAAATCGCCGCTCCGTAGCCACTTCCATTATCCAAAGCAATACAAGTATTGCGGCTAATAAAGCAGTGTTGTATTTGCTGTTGTCCGTTTTCTAAAAAAAGTCCCGCTCCCTGAATATCAAAAGCCAAAGCCGAATTAGCAGTAAGTTGGCAATGACTGAGTTGCATATCGCCACTTTGCGCATACACACCTGCACCCTGCACATACCAGCCTTCGGCATAGTTTTTTTCTATGCTTCCGCCTATGTACTGCAAATTCTCATTATAAACTGCATATAATCCCACACCTGCTACCTGTATGCCTTTGGCGGTATTATTGGTGATGATACAATTTTCAAAGCGCGAAGCCTGCGTATTGCTTATCCACACACCCGCCCCCTGCGAAGTATTATCCGAAAAAGCATCTTCCCAATCATTCAAACAACGATTGTAAGCGATATAACAATTTAAAAATTGTACGCTACCGCCTTCTGCATAAATACCCGCACCTTTGTTGTGTATTGTTTCCAATTCATTTTCAACTATTTTCAGATTTTCCGCCACCACTTTGCTGTCAAGTAGATACAAACCTCCTCTTCCTTCGCGCAACGTAAAATTTTTGATAAAAGCACTATTAATATGGTTCAGAGAAATGACGGGTGCTGTATTATTGCTGCCGTTGATGATAGTATTATCGCTATTGCCGGAACTGATAAGGTACAAATTTTCAACATTGCTCCAGATGATATTTTCGTAGTAAGTACCTGCTGCTACCACAATACTGTCGCCCGCCTGTGCCGCATCTATTGCCGCCTGAATATTGTTGAATGAAGCAGGAACAGACAATATTTCGGCGTGCGCACGCTCCTCAAAAAAAACAATTATGAGACATAACAATAAAACAGATATATTTTTCATACAAAACACAGCAAATTTAACAAATACAAAAATAACCCGTTTGTGCCGAAAATACAGAAAAAAATCAAAAACCAATAGATTTTGCAGCATAAGTGCTCATTTTTTACAACAAAGCAAATACTTTGTGATTCTGTTGGCAATAATATATGTTTGAGTTTTTGGATAGCATGCTGAATGTGCTTACTTTTGTGCGGTTTTTTCATTCATCAAATCAGGCTGTATAGTTTCACATGTCAAAAACTACTTTTTATCCGCTCGTTGTAAAAGAAATTAAACGCGAAACCGCAGATACCGTTTCTATTGTTTTATCAGTGCCTGAGCATTTGAAATCCGCATTTGCATATAAGCAGGGGCAATATTTAACTTTCAAATACAATGAGGGAAAAGAAGAATTACGCCGTTCCTATTCTATTTGTTCCAATCCTTATATTGGTGAAGATTTGCGGGTAGCAGTAAAAAAAATAGAAAGTGGCAAATTTTCATCTTATGCTGTTGAGCGTCTGCAAGTAGGCGACACACTCGAAACACTACCGCCCGAAGGCAATTTTTTCACCGAATTAAGCAACGACCAACAAAAAAGCTATGTAGCAGTAGCGGCGGGCAGCGGCATTACTCCAATTTTTTCTATTTTGAAATCTGTGCTTTCGCAAGAGCCTGAAAGTCGTTTTTTATTATTGTATATCAACCGCAATCCAAAAGAAGTAATTTTCAAATCAGAACTACAAGCGTTGGAAGAAAAACAAGGAGGTCGTTTGCAGGTGATTTATTATTACAGCCGCCACACGATGTCGCAGTTGCCTCCAATAATGGAAGCGGGGCGTTTAGATGCTGCCAAATGGCAAACCTTGTGTGCTTTTTATCCCCAACTTACCAAGGGCGATGAATATTTTTTTTGCGGTCCTTATGAGATGGTGGAAATGTTGCGCCACGCGCTGCAAGGTCAATCTATACCTGCGGCACATATTCACTACGAACTCTTTACGCCGCCGCCCGCCACTGCCGGCGAAACAAATACCATAGCCACAGCAAGCGGTGAAAGCCTCCTGAGCGAAGTAAGTGTTATTATTGACGACGAAACCACCACCTTTCTATTGGCATCGGACGGCAAAAACATTTTAGATGCTGCCTTAGACGAAAACGCCGACCTTCCTTATGCTTGCAAAGGAGCTGTATGCTGCACCTGCCGCGCCAAAGTATTAGAAGGCAAAGTGCTGATGACAAAAAACCACGCTTTGAGTGCAGACGAAGTAGCAGCCGGTTTTATCCTCACCTGCCAAAGCCACCCGCTTACGCCGCGCGTGTGCATCAGTTTTGACGAAGTGTAGCAAAAAATGCTACTTTATCTACACAAAAGAGCATATTATTCTTTTTTTAAAAAAGAATTTTCAAAAAAAGAATTTTCAAAGTGTAAAAAACACACTAAGTTTGTTTGTAATTTGATGACGGTTTAAGTTTTTTATAGTTTTAAAAGAAAACAAATCGCTTAAATTCACCCTATTAGATGAGTATTACTATCACAAAAGATTTAAAAAAAATAGCGGTTTTCACTTCCGGAGGCGATGCACCGGGAATGAACGCCTGCATCAGAGCCGTAGTGCGTGCCTGTATTTATTATCAGCGCGAAGCGGTGGGCATTCGTCATGGCTACGAAGGTATGATTGACGGCGATTTTATACCACTCGGTGCGCGTTCGGTGAGCGGCATCATCAACGAAGGCGGCACCTTTTTAAAATCGGCACGCAGCGCACGTTTTTTCACACCCGAAGGTCGCGAAAAAGCCTACAAAAATCTCAAAAAAGCAGGCGTTGATGGTATAGTAGCCATCGGTGGCGACGGTACGCTTACAGGGGCGCATATATTTATGGAAGAATACGGCATTCCGGTCGTTGGTATTCCGGGTACTATTGACAACGACCTCATCGGCTGCGACTATACTTTGGGTTACGACACTGCCACTAACACCGCCATGCGAGCCGTTGATGCTTTGCGCGATACAGCATCTTCGCACGACCGTTTGTTTTTTGTGGAAGTAATGGGTCGCAACACAGGTTTTATAGCTTTGCGCGTAGCCATAGCGGGCGGTGCAGAAGCAGCCGTAATTCCGGAAGACAAGTTTTCGGTAGATGATTTGATTAGTATCCTTGAAAAAGGAGCGAACCGCAATAAAACGTCCAGCTTGGTAGTAGTAGCCGAAGGCGGCGACAGTGGCAGTTCGTTTGAGCTGGCACGCAAAGTGCGGCAGAGTTTCAACCATTACGATACGCGCGTATCTGTATTGGGGCATGTGCAGCGCGGCGGCAGCCCTACCTGCTACGACCGCATTCTTGCAAGCCGTTTGGGAGTATTGGCAGTAGAAGGATTATTACAAGGCTACAATGATGTGATGGTTGGTTTGGTAAATCGCCGCGCCACCTACACACCAATTTCCGAAGCGGTAAGCCGCCGCAACGACATAGATCAGGAATTGGTACGCATTGCCAAAATTTTGTCGGTATAAGCCAATAAAAATAAATTAATTTGATTTCAACCAATAATATTTTACCAACAACACACCATGATTATAGTAGCAGACAGCGGCTCTACCAAATGCGATTGGATAGCCGTAAAGCCGAACGGCGAGCGGGAAGAGTTGAATACGATGGGTTTTAATCCGTTTTTTCACAACGAAGATTTTATAGAAAATGAACTGCGTCGCCAAGAAGCTTTTTTAGAGTTAGGTCCTTTGGCAGAAAAGATATTTTTTTATGGAGCAGGGGCTTCGAGTGATGCCCTGCGAGCAGTGGTAAGGCGCGGATTGTCGCGAATATTTCCGAAAGCAGATATTCATGTGAGCCACGATTTAGACGGAGCTGCCTACGCCGTGTGGGACGGTCGTCCGGCGATTGTTTGTATTTTGGGTACAGGCTCTAATTCCTGTTTTGTGGACGAATACGGCAATGTTACACAAAAAGTGCCTGCACTTGGCTATATTTTAGGAGATGAAGGAAGTGGTTCTTATTTTGGTAAAAAGTTGTTGAGTAATTATTTATACGAAAAGCTGCCGGTACATATCCACAACCAATTCAAAGAACGCTATGAGTTGAGCAAAGAAGAAATTTTTCAAAATGTGTATATGAAGCCCAATTCCAATGTATATTTAGCTTCTTTTATGCGTTTTTTATCCGACAACCGCGATAATGATTTTGTGCGCAAAATGATTTATAAAGGGTTTTCGGAATTTATTTCCACACATATCTGGAAATACGAAAATCACCGCGAATTACCCGTACATTTTGTGGGGTCAGTAGCTTATTATTTTCAGGATTTACTGCGCGAAGAATCCCGTATTCATTACCTCAACATCGGCAATATCGTAAAGCAGCCAGTATTGAATTTAGTGGAATATCATATAAAAAAACAAAACATAAATTCGTAATAAAAAAACTACTTTGCAGTTACAAAAAAGCAACCGTACCGAAGAAAGGTATGGTTGCTTTTTTGTAAAAAAAATAAAAACCGTTGCAGACTATCACAGCTTTCACAACGGCACACATTCAATTAATCAAATAAAGAATGCATAATTAATTTTTATTATGAATGATTGTAAAACAATGTATGTAGTCTCTACAAACAATAGGTCTCTATTACCTTTATCTTATCTACAAATCGTTATACCAAATAAATATCTAAATGACACAGTGTGTAAAATCTTCTATTTTGTAATGATGTGGCTGATATTATTGCTAATATAAGCCACTTTAAATGGAATTGAATTAGTAAAATAACTATGCCAAATAGATATTTTAATGGTATTATACAACAATGAAAACATTATATTTTACATTTTTATATCACCAACAATTTACAAACGCCCTTTTTAATATCATCTACTACGGAGGGGTCTAAAAGTGTGGTAATATCGCCCAGATTAGAAGTATCGCCTTCGGCAATTTTTCTTAAAATACGACGCATAATTTTGCCACTTCTCGTTTTGGGCAAGCCGCTTACAAATTGTATTTTATCGGGTTTGGCGATAGGTCCTATAATCCTCGATACTGTTTCCAAAATATCTTTGCGGGTGAGTTCCATGTCGGTGACTTCGCTGTTGAGTATCACATAAGCATAAATGCCCTGCCCTTTGATGTCGTGCGGATAACCGACTACGGCACTCTCTACCACATCTACATACATATTGATAGCGTTTTCTACTTCGGCAGTGCCGATGCGGTGTCCGCTTACATTGAGTACGTCATCTACCCTGCCTGTAATGCGGTAATAGCCGTCCTCATCGCGTAGGCAACCATCTCCGGTGAAGTATTTTTCGGGATAGGCGGAGAAATAAGTTTGACGAAAACGCTCGTGGTCGCCGTAAGTGGTGCGCAACATACCCGGCCAGGGAGCAGCTATCACCAAATTACCACTCACGCCGTTGCCTTCTATCACATTGCCGTTTTCATCTACCAATTGCGGCTGCACACCGGGCAAGGGCAAAGTGGCAAAAGTCGGTTTTGTTTTGGTAATACCCGCCAACGGCGAAATCATAATACCACCGGTTTCGGTTTGCCACCAAGTATCTACAATAGGGCATTTTTCTTTTCCGATATATTTATTGTACCAGTTCCATGCTTCTTCGTTGATAGGCTCACCCACGGAACCCAGCACCTGCAAACTGCTCAAATCATATTTCTGTACATAATCCAATCCGTAGCCCATCAGTGAGCGAATGGCGGTGGGTGCAGTATAAAAAATATTAATTTTGTATTTATCGCAAATTTCCCAAAAGCGTCCGGCATTGGGATAAGTTGGTACGCCTTCAAACATCACCGTAGTAGCTCCGGCACTCAGAGGTCCATATAAAATATAAGAGTGCCCTGTAATCCAGCCGATGTCGGCGGTACAAAAATGCACTTGCCCGGGTTGGTACTGAAATACATTAACAAAAGTGTAATTTGCCCATACCATATAGCCGCCGCAGGTATGCACCACCCCTTTGGGCTTGCCGGTAGAGCCACTGGTATATAAAATAAACAACATATCTTCAGCGTCCATTTCCTGAGCTTCGCAATGATGTTGTCCGAGTGTTTCCACTTTATGGATTTCGGTAGTCCACCACGCATCTCGTCCTTTTATCATAGAAATAGGCGTGCGCGTATGCGTGAGCACAATTACTTTCTGAACACTGTTGCATTGGTCAAGCGCATCATCTACGGTAGCTTTCATAGGTATTTCTTTATTGCCGCGAAAAGCCCCATCTGTCGTAACCACTAATTTACATTGTGCGTCATTGATACGGTCAGCGATAGACTGTGCCGAAAAGCCGCCAAACACCACACTATGCACAGCCCCGACACGCGCACAAGCCAACACAGCTATTGCCAATTCAGGAATCATTGGCATATAAATACAAACCCTGTCGCCTTTTTGAATACCATTGTTTTGAAGCACATGAGCAAACTGGCATACTTTATCAAACAGTTGGCGATAAGTAAGTACACGGTGTGGTTCTTCGGGGTCATTGGGTTCCCAAAT
Above is a genomic segment from Sphingobacteriales bacterium containing:
- the acs gene encoding acetate--CoA ligase, encoding MSYPYQIQSFEDYQQQYRLSVEQPEQFWASVADNFLWRKKWDKVLEWNFTTPSIEWFKGAKLNITENCLDRHLPTLANKPAIIWEPNDPEEPHRVLTYRQLFDKVCQFAHVLQNNGIQKGDRVCIYMPMIPELAIAVLACARVGAVHSVVFGGFSAQSIADRINDAQCKLVVTTDGAFRGNKEIPMKATVDDALDQCNSVQKVIVLTHTRTPISMIKGRDAWWTTEIHKVETLGQHHCEAQEMDAEDMLFILYTSGSTGKPKGVVHTCGGYMVWANYTFVNVFQYQPGQVHFCTADIGWITGHSYILYGPLSAGATTVMFEGVPTYPNAGRFWEICDKYKINIFYTAPTAIRSLMGYGLDYVQKYDLSSLQVLGSVGEPINEEAWNWYNKYIGKEKCPIVDTWWQTETGGIMISPLAGITKTKPTFATLPLPGVQPQLVDENGNVIEGNGVSGNLVIAAPWPGMLRTTYGDHERFRQTYFSAYPEKYFTGDGCLRDEDGYYRITGRVDDVLNVSGHRIGTAEVENAINMYVDVVESAVVGYPHDIKGQGIYAYVILNSEVTDMELTRKDILETVSRIIGPIAKPDKIQFVSGLPKTRSGKIMRRILRKIAEGDTSNLGDITTLLDPSVVDDIKKGVCKLLVI